In Alphaproteobacteria bacterium, the sequence ACGCGTTCGTCGTCGTCGCCGAACAGCCCGTCCTCGCCGGCGTGCGGGTTGATGCCGAAGACGCCCAGGCTGGGTGTCGCGACGCCGAGCATCCTGGTGGTCGCCACAGCGGCATGCGCCGCCGACGCCACGAGCTCGGGCGACAGCCGCGCCAGGGCGCGCACCACCGATTCGTGCAAGGTGACGTGCGCGATGCGGATGCCCTTGGCCACCAGCATCATGAAGGCACGGTCGCGCGGCGTGCGCGTGGCATCTGCGACGAGCCCGGCATAGCCGCTGAAGGGAATGCCGGCGCGATTCACCGCGGTCTCCGAGTGCGGGCAGCCGATCACGGCGTTGATGCGGCCCGCCTCGGCCAGGCGGATCGCGGCCTCGGCATAGGCGACGGTCGCCTTGCCGGCGCGCGGGTCGAGCTGGCCCGGCGCATAGCCTGAGGGGTCGAGGCCGGGCGCGTCGACGAACTCGGGAACGGGCACGCCCAGGCGCGCGGCCGTATCGCGGATCACGAAGCCATCGCCCACCAGCACCGCGCCGGCGAAGCGTCGCGCCGCCTTGATGGCGATCTCCGGGCCGATGCCGTTGGGATCGCCCAGCGCGATGCCGATGCGGGTCACTCCCGTGTCGTCCTGAGCGCAGCGAAGGACCTTGCGGTGGTGCGCATGATCACAATGCCTCGGATGATCGCAAGACCGCGAGGTCCTTCGCTGCGCTCAGGACGACGAGGCTTGCCCATCAGAACGGGATCGCCACCAGCGTATCGAAGCGGCGGCCGTCGCAGACCACGACGCGTTCGGCGAAGCGCAGGGCGCCCGAGGCGTCGGGCTTGACCTTGTCGCGGTAGACGCCCGTGGCGAACAGGTCGGTCGTGCCGTCGCGCATCACGCGCACCAGCAGGAACGGCGTCTCGACATCGGCGGTGCCGTTGGTCTCGCCCAGCACCACCGGCAGGCCGACGACGTGGCGGTAGCGCTGGCCCTCGTAGATGTTGACCTTGCGCAACGAGGACACGCGGTCCTCGAGCATGCCGCGCGTGTCGGCATAGATCAGGCCGGCCTCGTGGCCCTTGGCGACGTTCTCGGCCGTGGTCAGCTTGTAGAGGCAGGGGTCGAGGAACAGCTTGGGCCATTCCTCGAGCTGGTCGGTGTCGATGACGCGCGCGTAGGTCGCGTTCAGCTCGACGAGGCGCGCGAGATCCATCAGTAGCCCATGTGCCGGCGATAGGCCTTCCAGAAGCCGCGCACCGAGGCTTCGGTGGCGCGCGTCGCCTGGCTCTCGGCCGTGGCGCCGCCCATCTCGATCACCGAGACATGCTCGCCCGCCGCCGCCGTGCCGCGCTGCACGAAGCCGCCGACGCAGCCGTCCTCCATCGAGATGAAGCCGGCCGGGCCGACGAGGTTCTGCTGCTTCAGGCGCCGCCGGTTCATTTCAGGGGAATCGTCGGTGAAGCCGAAGTACGTCCACACCAGGTCCATCCTGTCGACGCCGCGCGGCACGACGTGGCGCACGGCCAGGCAATTGTGAATCTGCTGCAGGATGAAGCCGGGAAAGACCGAGAGGATCTGCAGCTGGATCTGGTCGCCGAACTCCTCGACCGAGTCGAGCACGCTGGGATCGGCCAGTGCGAAGCGGCCGTCCTGGTCGGTGCGGATCTCCTGCGCCTTGTAGGCGCCGGCATTGGCGCCTTCCGCGACGCCGATGGTGTAGCTCGAATGGTTGCCGCCGTCCTCGCTGACCAGCACGCCGCCGCCCTGGGTCAGGCGCGAGATGCGGAAGGTGGTGAGGAAGGTGTGCAGCAGGCTGGCGTGATAGGTGTCCTTGACGTTCTCGACATAGAGCTTCCAGTTGTTGGGCAGCGGCTGCACGAAGCGGCCCATGACGCGGATCGGCCGGTTGAGCACGCGCTTGAGCCGGCCCAGCACCTCGGCGCCGATGAAGTCCTCGATCGGCGGCGTGTCGTCCGACAGCGTGGCGAAGACCAGGCCGCACAAGGTCGTGGTGCGCAGCTTACGCGGGCTGAACCTGGCGCGATCGAAGCCCGGCGGCATGCCGCCCAGGCCGTTGATGCCCTTCTCGAAGGCGATGCCCTTGAGGTTGCCGCAGAGATCGTAGCCCCAGGCGTGATAGACGCACTTGAAGTTGCCCTTGACGTTGCCGCCGTCGTCGAAGGCGATCAGCGCGCCGCGATGGGCGCAGCGATTCTCGAAGCAGTTGATCGCGCCGTCGGCGTCGCGCACGACGATGACCGGCATGGCGCCGACCTGGTTGGTGCGGTAGTCGCCCTTGTCGGGGATGTCGGCCTCGAGGCAGACGAAGTTCCACGTCGCGCCCTCGAAGAGCCGGCGCATCTCGCGCTGGTAGTTGGCCTCGTCCCGGTAGACCCAGTAGGGCACGCGCGCCAGCGAGTCCTCGGGCCACGGCCCGTGCGGCGTCTGCCCTGGCAGATCCTCGTGGCCGATTACGTCGTGCCGGATGTCCATGGCGAACCTCCCTCGGTTCTTGGGGTGCAGCCTGACCGATCCAGGGTGACGACGCCAGAGCCTTCACTCCCTCGCCCCGCTTGCGGGGAGAGGGTGGGGCCCGTCGCGCGTAGCGCGATGGGAGGGTGAGGGGTTCGTGCGACAAACCGTGGCCACGGTCAGGTGGGGTCCAGCCCCTCACCCCGACCCTCTCCCCGCGAGCGGGGAGAGGGAGTTGAAGAGCTACCGGTCCCGCAGCTTCGGATCGATCGCGTCGCGCAGGGCGTCGCCGAACAGGCTGATGCCGAGCACGGCCAGGACGATGGCGAGTCCGGGGAACACGGCGATCCACGGCGCCGTCGTGGCGTACTCCTCGGCGCCGCCCTGCAGCATCAGGCCCCAGGCCGCCACCGGCTCCTGCACGCCCAGGCCGAGATAGCTGAGCGAGGCCTCGGCGAGGATCGCCTGGCCGACGAAGGCCGACAGCAGGATGAGAAACGGCGCCACGACGTTGGGCACCATGTGGCGCAGCACGATGCGCGCGTGGCTGAAGCCGAGCGCGCGCGCGGCGTCGACATAGGGGATCTCGCGCACCGCCAGCGCGCTGGCGCGCACGACGCGCGCGCAGCGCGGCACCAGCGGCACGGTGATGGCGACGATGACGTTGAACACGCCGGTGCCGAAGACCGAGACCACCGCCAGCGCCAGGATGATCAGCGGGAAGGCCATCAGCACGTCGAGCACGCGCTGGAAGACAAGGTCGAACCAGCCGCCGAAATAGGCGCTGGCGACGCCCAGCACGAGGCCGATGATGCCGCCGACCACGGCGCAGGTGAAGCCGACGATCATCGCCGTGCGCGCGCCATGCACGAGACGCGAGAGGATGTCGCGGCCGAGCTGGTCGGTGCCCAGCAGATGGGTCAGGCTCGGCGCCTGCATCATGGCGGTGAAGTCGTTCTCCTCGGGATCGAAGGGCGCAATCCACGGCGCGAACACGCCGGTCAGCAGCATCACGACGACGATCAGCAGCCCGACCGTGCCGAGCGGCTGACGGCGCACGAAGTCGAGCGCCAGCCGCGTCGGCGACTTCCTGAGATCCACCGCCTCCTCGGCCGGCATGGGCGGGACGGCGCCGTTCTGCACGGTGACGGTCATGCCTCTTGGCCTCTCACGAGTAGCGGATGCGCGGGTCGAGCCAAGCGTAGAGCACGTCGACCACGAGGTTGGTGATGACGAAGACGACGACGATCAGCATCACCAGGGCCTGGGTCAGCACGTTGTCCTGGTTCTGCACCGCCAGCACCAGCAGGCGGCCGATGCCGTTGATGTTGAACACCTGCTCGGTGACGACCAGGCCGCCGATCAGGAAGGCGAACTCGATGCCGATCAGGGTGACCACCGGCAGGAGCGCGTTCTTCAGCGCGTGGCGGTTGATGATGAGCTTCTCGATCAGGCCCTTGGCGCGCGCCGTGCGGATGTAGTCCTCGCGCAGCACCTCGAGCATGGCCGAGCGCGTCAGCCGCATGGTGACGGCGGAGTAGCGGTAGCCGACGGTGATCGCCGGCAGCATGACCACCGTCAGATTGTGCAGCGGATCCTGCCAGAACGGCGCGTAGTCGATCGGCGGCATCCACGCCTTGCCGGTGGTCCAGTAGGTGATGTCGAGCACCAGCACCAGCGACATGATGCCGAGCCAGAACGAGGGCGTGGCGATGCCGGCGATGGCGACCACGCGCACCACGTGGTCGAGCCAGGTGTTCTCCTTCAGCGCCGAGATGGTGCCGAGCGGGATGGCGATGAGGACGGCGATGATGGTGGCCATCAGCGCGATCTGCAGCGACACCGGCAGGCGCACACCGATCTCGAAGACCACCGGATTGCCCGACCACATCGACTTGCCGAAATCGAGCGAGATGTAGTTCCAGATGAAGTCGAGGAATTGCAGCAGCAGCGGGTCGTTCAGGCCAAGCTGCGCGCGGCAGGCGTTGACCGCGTCCTGGTTTACGTGCGCGCCGCCGGAGCCCAGGCGGATGACGCAGACATCGCCCGGGATCAATCGCATCAGGGTGAAGACCAGCGCCGCCGCCCCGAGGAGCGTCGGGATCGCGATCAGGAGGCGCGTGACGATGTAGCGGTACACTCAGAGCTCCCGATAGCCACCCTTCTCCCCGCGCAGGCGGGGAGAAGCTGCCCGAAGGGCGGATGAGGGGCTTGGAGGTCTCTCGACTTCCAGTCTGCTCGTTGCGCCGGCGCGAAGCCCCTCATCCGCCTCGCTGCGCTCGGCGCCTTCTCCCCGCCTGCGCGGGGAGAAGGGCAGTCACTTCACTTGTCCAGCCAGACGTTGGCCAGATCCTGGTTGAGGTAGTGGCTGGGGCTGATCTTCCAGCCCTTGACGTAGGCGCGGTGCGGCAGGATGCGATACCAGTAGGGCGTCACGATCGCATGCACCATGGTGTCGAGCGTATGCTTCTCGTAGGCCCGCATCGCTGCGCGCTGCTCCTTCGGATCGGTCGCGGCGAGCATCTTCTTGTAGAGCTCGCTCGACTTGGGATCATCGTAGCCGCCGTAGCTCTCGGGATACTCCTTCTGCGGCAGGTACTTGCTGGTGTCGAGCGCCGGGTTGACCACGCTCTGGCAGTTGGCGTCGACGACGACGTCGAAGTCGCCGGTGCGCATCGCCTGGAACCACGGGCCGGTGGGTACCACCTTCTGCTCGACCTCGAGCCCGATCTTCTTCCACTCGCCGATCAGCCAGGTGCCGACGAACTTGTAGGGCTGGTCGACGTTGCGGTTGACCAGGGTAAACTTGAGGTTCTCCTGCCCCGCCTCCTTGAGCAGGCGGCGCGCCTCGGCGCGGGACTTCTCGATGTCCGGCCAGAAGCCGACGATCTGCTGCAGCTCCTCCTTGGTCGCCGCCAGCGGTGAGCCCGGGAAGACGATACCGCCGGGCGTGCGCACGATGGCGATCTTGCTGAGCGCCGGCGCGCCGCGCCAGTGGTCGACGGCGAGCGCCAGCGCGCGCCGCACGCGCACGTCGTCGAACGGCTTGCGCTTGTGGTTGGGCGTGACGATGTTGCCGCAGTTCCAGTCGCTGTCCTGGACGACGATCTTGTCGGCACCCTCCTTCATCAGCTCGTCGCGCGCCGACGGCGGCACGCCGCGGAACTCCATGGCGGCGCGGTCGCCGCGGACGGCGTCGACCCGGGTCGCCTGCTTGGCGGCGAAGATGCCCTCGATGGCGTCGAGATAGGGCTGGCCCTTGTGGTGGTAGTCTGCGTAGCGCTCACCCTTGATCGACTGGCCGATCGCGTAGGAGACGAACTTGAACGGGCCGGAGCCCATGATGTTCTTCTCGTACCAGTGCTGGTCCTTGTCGAGGATCTCCTTCTTGTAGATGTAGGTGAAGGGATCGGCGAGCGCCGGCAGGAAGGCCGCCGACGGCACCTTGAGGCGGAAGACGACGGTGGAGTCGTCCGGCACCTCGATCTTCTCGACCATCGAGTAGTAGCTGACGCGCGCGCTGGTGATGCCCTTGGGCGGGAACACGATGCGGCTCCAGCTGGCGCCGACGTCATGCGCGGTGAGCTTGCTGCCGTCGTGCCACTTCACGTCGGAGCGAATCTTGAAGGTGTAGGTCTTGCCGCCGTCGGTCGGCTTGGGCATCTCGGTGCACAGATCGCAGACGAACTCGGTCGTCGAGGCCGGGTTGTCGGGCGGCACGCGGATCAGCACGCTGTAGAACGGCGCGGTGGCGTGCACCGTGGCGAACGTCGTCTCGCGGTGTCCGTCGAAGCTCGGCGGCGAGTCCGCCGGAATCATGAACACCAGCGTGCCGCCGCGCTTGGGCGCCTGCGCGCTGGCCGGTGCGACGGCGAGCATCGCCGTCAAGGCAAGGCCGGTAGCGGCCCATAGTCCCGTTCTGGACTTCATCACACCCTCCCTAAGAACCTGTCTGGTCTTTCCCCATCCCCTTCCAGATGTACGCCTACTCGATAGTCACGTCGCTTCGCTGCAGGCGACCCAGTGGCCCGGCCTGAGCTCGCGCAGCGCCGGGCGCGTGCGCGAGCAGCCCTCGACCGCCATCGGGCAGCGCGGATGGAACACGCAGCCGGAGGGCGGGTTGATCGGGCTGGGCACCTCGCCCTTGGGCGGGCTGAACCGGCGCGACGCCTCGACCGTCGGGTCGGGCACCGGCACGGCGGCGAGCAGCGCCTGGGTGTAGGGATGCAGCGGATTGTCGAACAGCTCGTCGCATTCGGCCATCTCGACGATGCGGCCGAGATACATGACGGCGACGCGATGGCAGAGATGGCGCACCACCGACAGATCGTGGGCGATGAACAGGTAGGTGAGCTTGAATCGCTCTCGCAGATCCTCGAGGAGGTTGACGACCTGCGCCTGGATCGACACGTCGAGCGCCGAGACCGCCTCGTCGCAGACGATGAACTCCGGATCGAGCGCCAGCGCGCGCGCGATGCCGACGCGCTGGCGCTGGCCGCCGGACATCTCGTGCGGATAGCGGTCGGTGAACTTGGGATCGAGCCCGCATACCGACAGCAGCTCGCGCACGCGCTCGCGCCGCTTCGCAGCGTCGGGCTCGACACCGTGCACCTTGATCGGCTCGCCGATGATGTCGCCGACCTTCATGCGCGGGTTCAGCGAGCTGTAGGGATCCTGGAAGATCACCTGCATGCGCCGGCGCAGCGCGGTCAGGTCGCGGCGCGGCATCTGCGCGACGTCGGCGCCGTCGAACATGATCTGCCCCGCCGTCGGCTTCTCGAGCCTGAGGATACAGCGGCCGGTGGTGGTCTTGCCGCAGCCGCTCTCGCCCACCAGGCCAAGCGTCTCGCCGCGGCCGATCGTGAAGTCGACGCCGTCGACCGCCTTGACGTCGCCGATCTTGCGCGACAGCACGATGCCTTCGGTGATCGGGAAGTGCATCTGCAGGCCGCGCACTTCGACGAGGGGCGCCGCCAAGTTCATTGCGCCGCCTCCGCCATCGCACCCAACTCGTCGCGGCGAAAGCACGCGGAGCTGTGGCCCGCTTCGCCGGCCGGCTCGAGCGGCGGCCTCGACTGCGCGCACTTCTCGATGGCGAAGCGGCAGCGCGGCCGGAAGGAGCAGCCGCCGTCAAGCCTTGTCAGGTCAGGCGGCTGGCCCTCGACCGGATCGAGCCGCGCGCGGCGCGGCTGGTCGAGCCTCGGGACCGAACGCAACAGCGCCATGGTGTAGGGGTGGCGCGGGTCGTGATAGATCGCCGCGGCGCTGCCCGATTCAACGATGCGCCCGGCATACATCACGTTGACCCGCTGGGCGTAGCGCGCGACCACGCCGAGATTGTGGGTGATGACGATCAGCGCCACGTTGAAACGCTCGGTCAGCGCCTTCATCAGCTCGAGGATCTGCGCCTGGATGGTGACATCGAGCGCCGTGGTCGGTTCGTCGGCGATAATCAGCTTGGGATTGCAGGCCAGCGCCACGGCGATCATCACGCGCTGGCGCATGCCGCCTGAGAGCTGGTGCGGGTACTGCTTCAGCCGGCGCGGCGCATCGGCGATTCCCACCATTTCCAGCAGCTCCAGCGCCCGCTTGTGCGCCGCCTCGCGATCGGCGCCCTGGTGCTGCTCCAACACCTCGGTGATCTGCCGACCGATGGTCAGCACCGGATTGAGTGACGTCATCGGCTCCTGGAACACCATGCCGATGTCGCGGCCGCGCACCTCGCGCATCTCCGCTTCCGAGAGCGAGCGCAGGTCGCGGCCGTCGAACACGATCTCGCCGCCCGTTATGCGCCCCGGCGGATCGGCGATCAGGCGCATGATCGACAGCGCGCCGACCGACTTGCCCGAGCCGCTCTCGCCGACGACGGCGACGGTCTCGCCCTGCTCCACGGTGTAGGAAATGCCGTCGACGGCGCGGACCAGGCCGGCGCCGGTACGAAACTCGGTGTGAAGATCCTTAACCTCAAGCAACGGCATGAGGTCGCTCCGTGGCGCGCATTTTCCGTCCCTGTCTGATGCTGCCGCAGGCCAAGGCTGCGGCGCGGCCTCTGGCGGGCCGGCGGAAACCTTACGGATCGCGGGCGTTCAGTACAAGTGCGACAGGCATCGGGCCGCAGGCCGAATGCGGCGTCCGCGGAAAGACAGTTGGTCGCGGCGCATCGGCTATCCTGTGGGGCCGGTGCACTATCGCGCGCGCACGATGTCGTGATCGCCCACGATCGCATGACGCCGCAGCCTGAGGAAGGTCGGCGTGCGGCCGGCCAGCATCTTGCGTTCATAGCGCGTGGGCGGCCAGTCGTCGGGCCGCGTACGCCAGTCGCCGGGACGCTCGGCGAGCCACTCGAAGGCCGGATGCAGGCAGGCGTGCTCGACCATCCACGGCAGGTAGCTGGGATCGTCGGTCGCCAGCCGCAGCTCGGCGCCCGGCGCCATCAAGGTCGCGAGTCGATCGAGGTTCTCGCGGCAGACGAAGCGGCGCTTGTGATGGCGCGCCTTAGGCCAGGGATCGGGAAAGAGGACGAAGACGGCGGTCAGCGAGCCGGGCGGCAGCGCGGCCATGACGAAGCGCGCGTCGTTGTCGTGGATGCGCACGTTGTCCAGCCCCAGGCGCTCGACATGCGCCAGCGCCTTGGCGACGCCGTTGATGTAGGGCTCGCAGCCGATCAGCCCGACGTCGCGATGCTGGTCGGCCTGCCACGCCAGGTGCTCGCCGGCACCGAAGCCGATCTCGAGCCAGTAGCCACCCGGCATGGCGCGGCCGAACAGGGCGGCGAGGTCGAGCCGGTCCGCGTGGTCGGCGGGATCGAGGCTGGGCGTCACCGGCACGCGCAGGTGTGGCAAACGCGCATCGAGCAGTGCCTGCTGGTGGGCGCGCAGCCTCTTGCCCTGGCGGCGGCCATAGATCGTGCGAATATGCGGCGCGGTGTCGGTTTGCATGGCCGGCGCGGCATAGGCCGCGGCGCGGCGCTTCACAAGCCGGATCGGACGGTCAGGCGAAGCTGTGCGCGGCGATCATTCCCAGAACACCGATGACCAAAAGGCCGCCCAGCACATTGATGACGCGATTGACGGGATCGTAGCCGCGGCGGATGAAATAATCCTGCGCCCACTCCGCGAACCATTCCCTGATCAAGGACATTGCGTCTCAGCTCCGACCCTGCCGATGGGCCATCCCACAGGCAAATACTACAGCAAAGTTCCTCTCTTCTGCAATGAAATCGGGGTAAACAATTGAAAGGAAACGGTGTTTGTCGACGGATGCGCCGATGAGAGGACTGTCGTCGTGGGCCCGCTGGCTGGGCGGCCTGACCGGATGGCGGCGAATTGCCGTCGCTGCTGCGCTGGGCGCCGGTGCCGGCTTCGCCATGCCGCCGTGGTACGTCCTGCCGCTGATGCCGATCGGCCTGGTCGGCCTTCTCTGGCTGCTCGACGGCACGATGGGGCCGGCGCCGCGCCGCCGCCGGACCTTCTTCGACGGCTTCTTCTGGGCGCTGGGCCATTTCTCGGTCGGCTGCTACTGGATCATCGAGGCGTTCTTCGTGCCGCCGGCAATCTTCGCACCCCTGGGGCCGCCCATCGTGCTCGGCCTGGCGGCGCTGCTGTCGCTGTTTGTCGGCACCGCCTGCATGCTCTACGTCGCGACCATCAGGGCGATGCCCGACCGCTTCGCCGGCTGGCGCCGCGTGGTGCTGTTCGCGCTGTGGTGGGTCGTCGCCGAATGGGGGCGCGGCCACGTCATGACCGGATTTCCGTGGAACCCGGCCGGGCACGTCTGGGCGTTCAGCGCACCGGCGCTGCAGCCCGCCGCCTGGGTCGGCGTCTATGGCCTTTCCCTGCTGACGATCCTCGTCCTGGCGATGCCGGCGAGCCTGACCGACGCCGGCACGAGACGCTGGCTGCCGAGCGCCGTCGTCGTGGTGCTCGCGGTGGCGATCGGCGTGGCCGGCGGCGCCTCGCTTGAGGCTCGGCTGGCCCAGGCCGATGCCCGCACCACGCCGGTCGAAGGGCGGCCGCTGCTGCGCCTGGTGCAGCCCAATATCCCGCAAGGCGAGAAATGGCGCTCCGAACGGCGCGCCGAACATGTCGCCAAGCTGATGCGGCTGAGCACCGCCGGCCGGCCGGCCGGCGTGGCGCACGTGATCTGGCCGGAGACCGCGACAGCCTTCCTGCTGGCGCAGTCGCCGACCTATCTCGCTGCCTTCCAGCCACTGGTGCCCAAAGGCGGCTTTCTGCTCGCCGGCGCGCCGCGCGGGCCCATGACGCCGGAGGAGAACCGGCGCGCCGCGGCGCTGACCGGCGGCGTGCCGGTGTGGAACAGCCTGCACGCCATCGACGATCAGGGCGTGATCCGCGCCACCTACGACAAGATCCATCTCGTGCCGCTGGGCGAGTATCTCCCGCTGCGCGACATCATCCCGCTCAGCGACACGATCGGCCGCGGCTCCTTCGAGTTCGGCGAGACGCGGACACCGATCGCCCTGCCCGGCCTGCCGCCCTTCGCGGTGGCGATCTGCTACGAGGCGATCTTCCCCGACGAGATCGTACCCCGGCCGCGCCCGGCCTGGATCCTCAACGTCACCAACGACTCGTGGTTCGGCACCTCGAGCGGACCTTACCAGCACATGGTCAGCGCCCGCCT encodes:
- a CDS encoding aromatic ring-hydroxylating dioxygenase subunit alpha, coding for MDIRHDVIGHEDLPGQTPHGPWPEDSLARVPYWVYRDEANYQREMRRLFEGATWNFVCLEADIPDKGDYRTNQVGAMPVIVVRDADGAINCFENRCAHRGALIAFDDGGNVKGNFKCVYHAWGYDLCGNLKGIAFEKGINGLGGMPPGFDRARFSPRKLRTTTLCGLVFATLSDDTPPIEDFIGAEVLGRLKRVLNRPIRVMGRFVQPLPNNWKLYVENVKDTYHASLLHTFLTTFRISRLTQGGGVLVSEDGGNHSSYTIGVAEGANAGAYKAQEIRTDQDGRFALADPSVLDSVEEFGDQIQLQILSVFPGFILQQIHNCLAVRHVVPRGVDRMDLVWTYFGFTDDSPEMNRRRLKQQNLVGPAGFISMEDGCVGGFVQRGTAAAGEHVSVIEMGGATAESQATRATEASVRGFWKAYRRHMGY
- a CDS encoding ABC transporter permease is translated as MYRYIVTRLLIAIPTLLGAAALVFTLMRLIPGDVCVIRLGSGGAHVNQDAVNACRAQLGLNDPLLLQFLDFIWNYISLDFGKSMWSGNPVVFEIGVRLPVSLQIALMATIIAVLIAIPLGTISALKENTWLDHVVRVVAIAGIATPSFWLGIMSLVLVLDITYWTTGKAWMPPIDYAPFWQDPLHNLTVVMLPAITVGYRYSAVTMRLTRSAMLEVLREDYIRTARAKGLIEKLIINRHALKNALLPVVTLIGIEFAFLIGGLVVTEQVFNINGIGRLLVLAVQNQDNVLTQALVMLIVVVFVITNLVVDVLYAWLDPRIRYS
- a CDS encoding ABC transporter permease, whose protein sequence is MPAEEAVDLRKSPTRLALDFVRRQPLGTVGLLIVVVMLLTGVFAPWIAPFDPEENDFTAMMQAPSLTHLLGTDQLGRDILSRLVHGARTAMIVGFTCAVVGGIIGLVLGVASAYFGGWFDLVFQRVLDVLMAFPLIILALAVVSVFGTGVFNVIVAITVPLVPRCARVVRASALAVREIPYVDAARALGFSHARIVLRHMVPNVVAPFLILLSAFVGQAILAEASLSYLGLGVQEPVAAWGLMLQGGAEEYATTAPWIAVFPGLAIVLAVLGISLFGDALRDAIDPKLRDR
- a CDS encoding tRNA (guanine(46)-N(7))-methyltransferase TrmB, which translates into the protein MQTDTAPHIRTIYGRRQGKRLRAHQQALLDARLPHLRVPVTPSLDPADHADRLDLAALFGRAMPGGYWLEIGFGAGEHLAWQADQHRDVGLIGCEPYINGVAKALAHVERLGLDNVRIHDNDARFVMAALPPGSLTAVFVLFPDPWPKARHHKRRFVCRENLDRLATLMAPGAELRLATDDPSYLPWMVEHACLHPAFEWLAERPGDWRTRPDDWPPTRYERKMLAGRTPTFLRLRRHAIVGDHDIVRAR
- a CDS encoding 4-hydroxythreonine-4-phosphate dehydrogenase PdxA; its protein translation is MTRIGIALGDPNGIGPEIAIKAARRFAGAVLVGDGFVIRDTAARLGVPVPEFVDAPGLDPSGYAPGQLDPRAGKATVAYAEAAIRLAEAGRINAVIGCPHSETAVNRAGIPFSGYAGLVADATRTPRDRAFMMLVAKGIRIAHVTLHESVVRALARLSPELVASAAHAAVATTRMLGVATPSLGVFGINPHAGEDGLFGDDDERVTKPAVARLRREGLAVDGPVGADLLLSQRRHDVYLAMFHDQGHIPIKLISPLRASALILGVPVLFASVAHGCAFDIAGRNLADATGVIETIELLASR
- a CDS encoding ABC transporter substrate-binding protein; its protein translation is MKSRTGLWAATGLALTAMLAVAPASAQAPKRGGTLVFMIPADSPPSFDGHRETTFATVHATAPFYSVLIRVPPDNPASTTEFVCDLCTEMPKPTDGGKTYTFKIRSDVKWHDGSKLTAHDVGASWSRIVFPPKGITSARVSYYSMVEKIEVPDDSTVVFRLKVPSAAFLPALADPFTYIYKKEILDKDQHWYEKNIMGSGPFKFVSYAIGQSIKGERYADYHHKGQPYLDAIEGIFAAKQATRVDAVRGDRAAMEFRGVPPSARDELMKEGADKIVVQDSDWNCGNIVTPNHKRKPFDDVRVRRALALAVDHWRGAPALSKIAIVRTPGGIVFPGSPLAATKEELQQIVGFWPDIEKSRAEARRLLKEAGQENLKFTLVNRNVDQPYKFVGTWLIGEWKKIGLEVEQKVVPTGPWFQAMRTGDFDVVVDANCQSVVNPALDTSKYLPQKEYPESYGGYDDPKSSELYKKMLAATDPKEQRAAMRAYEKHTLDTMVHAIVTPYWYRILPHRAYVKGWKISPSHYLNQDLANVWLDK
- the lnt gene encoding apolipoprotein N-acyltransferase, whose protein sequence is MRGLSSWARWLGGLTGWRRIAVAAALGAGAGFAMPPWYVLPLMPIGLVGLLWLLDGTMGPAPRRRRTFFDGFFWALGHFSVGCYWIIEAFFVPPAIFAPLGPPIVLGLAALLSLFVGTACMLYVATIRAMPDRFAGWRRVVLFALWWVVAEWGRGHVMTGFPWNPAGHVWAFSAPALQPAAWVGVYGLSLLTILVLAMPASLTDAGTRRWLPSAVVVVLAVAIGVAGGASLEARLAQADARTTPVEGRPLLRLVQPNIPQGEKWRSERRAEHVAKLMRLSTAGRPAGVAHVIWPETATAFLLAQSPTYLAAFQPLVPKGGFLLAGAPRGPMTPEENRRAAALTGGVPVWNSLHAIDDQGVIRATYDKIHLVPLGEYLPLRDIIPLSDTIGRGSFEFGETRTPIALPGLPPFAVAICYEAIFPDEIVPRPRPAWILNVTNDSWFGTSSGPYQHMVSARLRAVEEGLPMIRVANTGISAVIDGGGRVLRQLGMNVEGVIDERLPPPLSPTLYGRHGDAVLLALMAIVTLGVSVRQFRISKSAQ
- a CDS encoding ABC transporter ATP-binding protein, which gives rise to MNLAAPLVEVRGLQMHFPITEGIVLSRKIGDVKAVDGVDFTIGRGETLGLVGESGCGKTTTGRCILRLEKPTAGQIMFDGADVAQMPRRDLTALRRRMQVIFQDPYSSLNPRMKVGDIIGEPIKVHGVEPDAAKRRERVRELLSVCGLDPKFTDRYPHEMSGGQRQRVGIARALALDPEFIVCDEAVSALDVSIQAQVVNLLEDLRERFKLTYLFIAHDLSVVRHLCHRVAVMYLGRIVEMAECDELFDNPLHPYTQALLAAVPVPDPTVEASRRFSPPKGEVPSPINPPSGCVFHPRCPMAVEGCSRTRPALRELRPGHWVACSEAT
- a CDS encoding ABC transporter ATP-binding protein — its product is MPLLEVKDLHTEFRTGAGLVRAVDGISYTVEQGETVAVVGESGSGKSVGALSIMRLIADPPGRITGGEIVFDGRDLRSLSEAEMREVRGRDIGMVFQEPMTSLNPVLTIGRQITEVLEQHQGADREAAHKRALELLEMVGIADAPRRLKQYPHQLSGGMRQRVMIAVALACNPKLIIADEPTTALDVTIQAQILELMKALTERFNVALIVITHNLGVVARYAQRVNVMYAGRIVESGSAAAIYHDPRHPYTMALLRSVPRLDQPRRARLDPVEGQPPDLTRLDGGCSFRPRCRFAIEKCAQSRPPLEPAGEAGHSSACFRRDELGAMAEAAQ
- a CDS encoding aromatic-ring-hydroxylating dioxygenase subunit beta, which translates into the protein MDLARLVELNATYARVIDTDQLEEWPKLFLDPCLYKLTTAENVAKGHEAGLIYADTRGMLEDRVSSLRKVNIYEGQRYRHVVGLPVVLGETNGTADVETPFLLVRVMRDGTTDLFATGVYRDKVKPDASGALRFAERVVVCDGRRFDTLVAIPF